TTGAATCACGTATTCGGAACTTAGATGCGGAATGGATGCTCCACCCTGAGATTTTCAAATTAGTTTGTGGTAAATTCTTTACACCTGACATTGACCTTTTTGCCACTTGCATTAATGCCCAGTTACCAGTGTATGTTTCTTGGCGGCCAGACCTGACTGCAACTTATGttaatgcctttaccatttcttgGTCCACTGGAAACCTTTATGCTTTTCCCCCTTTCAGCGTCATTTGCAGGGTCCAGGTGGAGGGGGCGACAGTTCTTGCCATTCTGCCCCTATGGTCAACCCAAGTTTGGTTTCCGAGGGCCCTGCAACTGTTGGCAGCCCCTCCTTTCTTGCTGCCTCCCAACCCCATTTTTCTACCACAggacccttctctttctcatccccaGGGTCGGAAGCTAGTTTTGACTGTGATGTTATTATCAGGCATTCCTTCAGCCGTCAGGGCGTTTCGTCAGGGGCTGCCTACTTTCTCCTTAAGTCATGGAGGGCCAGTACAAAGCTTCAATATGGGGCACATATCAAAAGATGGATGCTTTTTTGTGGCGAACGGGAAATTGATCCATTTTACCCATCTATAGGTGCTTTGTTGGATTTTTTGTTATCTGAATTTCGGAAGGGATAAGGGCGCAATTATAGTTCCATGAATAGCATTCGGCTATTTCTGCCATCGCCTCGGTCCAAGGTCAGCCTGCAGGACAGCATCCGCTAGTCAGCAGGTTTTTTGAAAGGAGTTTTTCTGGAGAGACCTTCTTTACAGAAGCTAGGTCCCAACAATGCTTTATCTCCTATTCAATTGTTCAGGAAGCTGGTAATCTTAATGCTACTGACATCTGGCCAAAGTGGCCAAACTTTACACCtccttgacattaggaatatgTGTGTTTCTGCCTCCAGTGTCACTTTTAAGATAGGTGATTTGTTGAAGACTTCTAGGCCAGGTGATCATTTGTCTGAGATAAATTTTGATGCTTACACCCCAGATATTTCCATTTGTGTTTACCCAACCATTACTGACTACCTAGAGAGAGCCAAGTCTTCACGGGGATTGATCACTAGGTTCTTCATTACTACTAAACCGCCAGCAAGATTAGCTTCCCGGGGCTCCTTGCGCCGTTGGACGTGAGATATTATGCGAGCTGCAGGCGttgatctatctattttttcccctcattccacCAGGTCTGCCTCGTCCAGCTTCCTCTGGCCACTATTATTTCTGCTGTGGGATGGGCTAGAGAGTCCACTTTCGTGAAATTCTACAGAAAGACAATCCAGCCTAGTAACCTTTTTGCAAGTGCAGTTCTTTCATAACTTCCAtttcttatgtgtttgtgtgtttacacGTGATTTTGCCTTCTGGTTCTTGGTTTACTTTTTAACATGCATTTGCTGGTGGACCCTGTGTGGTCTTTTGTTCTCGGATTCTGGGTTTTTTCACTgtgcattgattttttttttttttgtcacatgaCTGGGTTTatttgtcatgttttatttGGGTTGACTTTATGTATAATAGACTTTTGTCATACTTTTTCTGTATTGTGAAATTATTCCCAGGATAGGGCCTCTGTGTTTTTGTGTCAcaactttgttttcttccagtcCTTTGGTTATGTGTAGGCTACATGTCTCTTGTTTTGTGACTGTTTTGCCTTGTCTTTTCTGCATCTACTTTTGGGCAGTTCAGACAAATAAAATTTTTGGTTGGTATCATAGATTCCATTTTTTGCTTGTTCCTTTGTAGCCTGACTCGGGCTTTGGTTTCTTTAGGGCTTATGGTTTTTGCTTGTGGTTTGAGGAATCACTCTGAAGCTCTCATGGAGTACCGTGGTGACGTCAGTTAAAATGTCGTGAggtgaaattgtaagattaaacgaatacttaccaagtatgatgtttgatcataatttcacgaacattttaACTGCGTCACTGAGGTACTTCATGCCCTGCCCGCCCGACCCGATAGGATGCTATATCTTGGGTTTTGTTTGGCTGATTCCTCAAACCTACTCTCTAAAGCAGTGCTTCCCAACCCCAGGGTCGCGACCCAAACTAGGTATTATAATTGTAACTTGTTACCTGTTACCAAAGGATGTTTAACAATCGTTGGGGGACGTGGAAGGGTAGGTGatcacaaaaaacattcaggttctcgtgaggtggctgacctggcccacgagacgtcatcttcaggtctgagtagggaggaggattcccctccacaagggcctcccacagcagtctcctgttctggaagttcttttgagggatacatttctgctgcatatgactctcttgtgatggtaaatgttaatccatcattttcctatcatgccttgcactcacttctcaaggcgtatggtacggttgttcgcattcgactggtttatgataaggactttccttctaaccgctgctatgtaacgtttatgttatgtgatgaagctcgtttagcttatgaacatgtagcatctctgcccctcgccggccatggctttaaaactgaatttctccagtcacgtaatatttcagacagtgacatggattacatcccaaatgtttttgaaaactatagaaatgggtgtgggaatttcatccatgcctcctggtacctgtccaaagaaatcggcacgattcctgagggaatctgaaaaagtatgggaagggggtgcttgtgcgagcaaaagatcttacgcaagctaggatgttgcaacatctcccatgcccttctgacagcatgtttgagactgttaaggctcatcccacctttaactatagcaaaggttgtgtttatagccaagacctctatgaattcccagaagaggaaatactagcaatgtgccctagctcagtacaaaaggtgactaagatgaggaactcctccaacatggtccttctcacatttttttgggtccacccttcctgaccgtgttaatatcggtcctatcaaccttagggtgaggcgctttgtttctcgccctcttcagtgcttctcatgctatgggtacggtcacgggaaaagctcgtgtaaggaagcttcccgatgtggtaattgctctgcactcgactcgcattcagaggagcattgcaatggtgcagcttattgttttcattgtcgtgatgctcaccaggtacgttccaggcaatgccccaggtatcgcctggagcaggacattctacagcttgccaatagtcagtttatcagcctcggtagcgcccgccgtgaactcctgtaccgccagaaggatggtactggtgcgacatcctatgcttcattggccgctcgctcttcggctgagtctgccggtccgaagacaactcctcctgctacctctcgctctgttggggcgggtggtactgtttatctggctaacaggtttgccattttggctgatgactcggttgagtcatctcttagaagtgacgagaaaaatacggacttgaacaaagtcacccatgtagtagatgtccatttgccacctgtatctcctaagcctttcaagggtctaactaagcggcaccgcggctctgcggagtcgttagatttagctcagcataagcagtctaagttttctcccggtgcttataatcgtgagtcctccagggaccgctctgctagggtagctccagtagtttctgtccagccttctgtgacgccctccgtctcagatcgggcttcttatgatgaggacggtctgagcatggagacgtccgatgatattgtcatagccgtccctcgtggaccaactgtatcggaaagtgcagtcctgcctgatcctcgtcctccgaggaccagtaaaagtgatgatagttcgcatcacccaccgataagccgaaaggctgaggtccaacgacccggcacacctcaattcccggtgtcttctcgtcgtttgattatttctagtcaggtcagtcacgggcagcctcaaaaggctcgctcgtccactgcacccaaatagtcgtcttcaagcttctacaatggaactgtagaggccttcgcgcctcgtggggggaactccgagctttgctgtcggagttctctccagcctgtgtagctctacaagagactatgataggtgatagtacttattctagtcctcctggctatcgtgctttttaacactcctttccctgaccagggccaccacggtggcacagctattctagtccgtcaggatatacctgttatcccggtacaacttaactctcccttcaggtggttgctgttaaggtctttatgggacgactgtacaccatctgcagtttatatctcctcctcggcttcctgtctccaggggtgagcttgacggcctggtgcgtcagctgactccgccttttcttttgttgggagattttaacggccgtcacccattgtgggatgaaggtgctagtaatcctcgtggggttttaatcggttcttttattgaggatgagggattggagattttaaattctggggatgttacacatttccacactcctactgggacttttacagctatcgatctttctctttgtacatctaattctttccttgattttaattggcgagtcctaccggatttacacggtagtgaccactttccgattttattgcaatctgtgaaatctgagccacagtcccggccaccacgctgggttttagacaaggcagattggcgtcgattcacagaccttagctcttttattcgtccgctggctgacttttctacttgtgctgaggctgttgattattttactgattttttatttctttagcccttcagacaatccctaggacgtcaggtcgctttactaagcgtcccgttccttggtggaacgcagcatgcactgcagcggtaaagagaaacgggcagctttctctcgtctccggcgacatcgtggggacccgcagtgcctggaagcttttcggcgatgccgagctcgggcccgccgcattttgaaagaggcacaaagagcctcgtggaaagcctatgtctcttccataaacgtccgcaccctcttacggatgtcttcaacaaagtccgccgaattgctgggaagtattctgctccttccccaccaattttgttgtctgctgggcgaacggtggcagaccctaggaatgtcgctgacctcttcgcggagcactttgccagtgtttcccagaggcatcctgcagctccgggcgcacgtcaccgccagagaatggaatctctcggcataaacttttcttccgctggaggagtcttataatgtccctttctctgcttccgagttgcggaccgctttgtcccagtgtcacgactcttctcctgggccagatgatataccttatgccttcttgcgccacatgtctgacactgcttttaactttcttttaaatctttataatatgatttggcataccggtgactttccatcttcttgggctgtggcagtggttctcccatttccgaagcctgggaaagataatctccaggctacgaactaccgtcctatatctttaacgtcctgtatttgcaaagtgttagaaaagatggtaaatataagactcatgtggtatttggagaggggaagtacttgtcaccggtacagtacggcttccgaaagatgaggtctactactgatgctcttttatccctagagtcttccatttgtgaggccttcgctaatcaccaccatcaagtaacagtcttttttgacctggagaaggcctacgacacggcttggtgtcatggcattttacagtctttgtttaattttggccttcggggccaccttcctatttttatccagcagtttttatccagacgttttttacgggttcgagttgggagtgttctctccgatgctacagctttaaatgacggtgtcccacagggaagtattcttagtgttacgctattcgcagttgcaataaatggtgttatagatactctaccggatggcgttcacagttctttatatgtggacgacttgtgcatctctttgctgcttctaggatgtcactgattgagcgcaagctccaactggcgatcaatagggtgtccagttgggccaacatgaacggttttcgattctccacctcgaagaccgtagccatgcattttgtcgcaaccgtggtgtccatccagacccggatttatacctcgccaatagacgcctctcatgcgtggaggcgactcgatatcttggccttttatttgacaaccgtctcacctgggttccccattttcgctctcttaaggcgtcttgtcggcaggcactatcccttcttcgggttttaagtcatacctcttggggtgcggacagggacacgttgctgttgcttcaccgtacactcatacttccgaagctggaatacggctgtgagatctactcatccgcaacagatgcacgactacgctcgcttgaccccgtgcatcatgctggggtccgcttggctacgggtgcatttcggacatctccaatacctagccttctagtggatgctggtttctggccgctcgacctccggcgccaatcttcgatgctccggtgttggtttcgcacccaccgtctgcctgattttgtcccctgtgtgtcaatgttgcgggactcgcgctcgcaggcgtatgtcactcgaccgagtctccctaaaccttttggcctacgtgttgcaaatctcatggcagagttatctatcgaccccactcctgtgtactctttccgtctcccgcgagttggttattggcagcttcctgttatctcattatgccctgccatggatggcaagaaggattttctgccagctctgtcccacacacggtttttagaacacttttttatgcattctgatgatatccctgtttttactgatggctccaaatccgactcaggcgttggatttagtgtggttttcctcttttatcggtctggcagccttccttcagtggcatccgttttactgcggagctgtctgccatagtcctagctttacaaataatttttactctaccggtttcgtcttttacaatttttagtgactgtcgcagtgctcttacttctctctctgcactatatcctttaaccctttggttttatcagccctggagtggctataccttcttacacaacgaggatatcgtgttgggttctgttgggttcctggtcacgttggtgttccagggaatgaacacgcagatcgcctcgctaaagaggcagcaagtcgcgctccatctcctgcgtctgttccgtttcgagatgtctttcctctaattcgtgaggcagttgcagcaatctggcagaggagatggctaacgggggtcgcaacctcgaaaatgggagagatcactatttcctctatccctcactggacatacacccatgttcgagatcgacgtttacagactttattggcgcgactgcgtataggtcacacgtaccttacacagaggtacctgttgaccagggaccctcaaccttactgtgatgactgcctggtgccgcttaccgtgcggcacctattggtagagtgccctagtttgatagagttacgacaccgctacctctaccgctgtcgcggtagagatagcggtgtctattatatctcaaaggtccttggaccaaagtgtctggcccaaggccatgacgtttttagatttttgggagaagctggccttctcccaaagctgtgaattttatttaattttattatatgtattttaatgttttatgtatattattgtagctttttgtttataattactattaattttatcgtttttacttgttttagttattttacgatTTGTTTTAAACCCTTTTGGTTGTAATTAAATAGTTTcatgcggcgccatatgacctatgctgttgcggcgcctaacaccaaatcctcctcctcctcctgtgataCCGGAGCGACGTTTGAGCATTACATCGATATTGTGCTTACTTGTGCAAGATGACTGAGGACACTGAAACCCTTAAGCGTCAAAGAACGGCAGCTCGGACGAAGGCTACTAAAATAATCCACGATTTGCGGGTGCTATGGAACCAGAAGGAAAAGGCTGATGCAGACGACCTTGCTTATGTCATTAACCTAGCAGAAGACCACTTCAATCGTCTGAAAACGGTCCAAGAGGAACTCGACGAACATGATGTTTCTGACGACTCTCACCACCTTAAATTAAGGACATGCATGAAATTTAATTATCTTTAAATCCAAACGTTTGCTTTCTCGTTTGGATAAGGCCATCGAAAATAAGGATATTTTGAATTCTTCACCGAACTCCTCTTGTGCCACCGCTAGACTAGTAAACTGTCTGCCCACCTTTAATGGAGATGTATTTGCTTGGCCTGAATTTTGGAATCTATTCAGGGTTGCAGTTTATAACAACCCACAATATTCTAACGTGGAAAAGTTTGTTCACCTCAAGGGACACGTTATCGGAGAAGCAGCAAAGTGCTTACAAGGCTTAGCAACTACCAACGATAACTACGATGTTGCAGTCAACCTCTTGAATCGAAGATTTGGAAACGAAGCTTGTAGAAGAGAATCCTTGATGGACAGCCTGCTGAACACTCCTCGTTTTAAGGATGGAGAAAACCTGAGGTCTCTGAGAGAATTCGTCGACTAACTCATCGCGGAAGTCAGGGCTCTTGAGGTACTCAATGTCTCCCAGGATATCTACAGTCAACTGCTCCTGCCTGTACTAAAGAGTCGGATTCCTGAATCTTGGAGACTACAATGGGCACGTTACAAGGATTCGAAAAAGGTTTCGGATTCGGATCTTCAGGGATTTCTAGACTTTCTGGATAAGGAGGTCACCATCCGTTTAGAGTCTACTCAGCCACCCATAGGAAAATACCCAAGCCCAGCGGcatcaccatcagcagcagCGCCAATAACACCAAGGAAGAGCGTTACAAGTGTGCTCAGCcttcaacaacaaccaacaacagtAAGTAAGAAAGACTGGGTTTGTAAAGCTTGTAACCGTGGCCAACACGATCTGTTTAAGTGTCAACAGTACCGGAAAATGTCTATAGATAAGCGTTGGGCAATTGTGAAGTCAGCGGGCCTCTGTTTCCAGTGTTTAGGGCCACATAACTACCGCTCCTGTACCAGTAACAAATGCCCTTATTGTGACAACCCACATCACTCATCGCTTCACAGACAAGATTTGAGACAGCTCTCACCTTTGGCCACACCGTACCATCCCTCACAGTCTCACAACATTTTGGCCAACCATACCTTTTCAGAACCAAGATGGAAGTGGATCAAGAGTGCCAATGCATATGATGGATGTGCAACGAGCCCAGGCCCAACTTGTGAAGGAGTCGACATTACtgagcaccaccagcacctgaCTGAACAGAGGTATAACGTTACCACCAGTAAATTTTGCTATAGTAGTACAGCACTCGTGGTAGCAGTTAATGGCGGCCACACTAGATTGGTCAGGCTCCTTATAGATGGAGGTTCTGACTCTTCATACATACGTACTTCAGTTGCTGAGGCCCTGCAATTCCCTATCACCGGTTCTGGTACCTTCGCCTGTATCGGGTTtcaagaaaagatggagatcCAAACGTACGACCAAGTACGTATAACCCTGAGGGGTCGTTATGGTGGTCCTTCTTTGGATTTTAACTTGTGGAAGACGGATCACTTGTGTGCTCCTCTACCACCAAGGAAGCTACCTTCATGGCCTGGATTAGAGGAAATACAACTTGCGGACGACTTCAGCGCAGGAAATATAGATATACTGATTGGGACCGATCAAATCTATGATGTCATTCTTTGGAACCAGATTCCAATCTCAAAAGACCTTAGAGCCATTGAAACCGTCTTCGGGTACGTCGTTCATGGGGGAACTGAAATTTCTCAACTCCTACCTCCACGTCAGTCTTACTACCGGAAGACTGTTAATTCTCTATGGGATCTCGATAGTCTCGGGATTTCGGATCAAGAAGTGAGCGATGTCAAGAAGTACCCACAGCCgagatggaatgaaaatgaaaaccgtTACGAGATGGACCTTGCTTGGAGATCAGATGAGAGACCAGTGACCAACTTACGATCTACAAAGGCCAGAACAGACAAAATGAGTGTTAGACTTTACGCCAAGGACCTCTCAGAGTATGATGACCATCTAGCCAGTCTGTACAAGAGCTCTATCATCGAGTATGCCCCCAGACACCAAGAACCCTCGGCATTCTTTTTGCCTCACCGAGGCATACACAGAAAAGGTAAGCTGAGGGTAGTATTTGACGGTTCAGCTAAGGATGGTAATGGGAAAAGTCTGAATTCATATCTCGACCCTGGCTCAAACCTCCTAACCCGCCTGTTGTACGTTCTTTTAAACTTTCGTTTAAATAACGTTGGTTTTCAGAGTGACATAAAATCTGCATTCCATCAGATACTACTCGGAGCAGAAGATCGACAGTATGTTCAGTTTCTGTGGGATGACAAGATTCTGAGGTTTCAGAGAGTCCCGTTTGACCTTTCGTGTTCACCCTTCATGTTGCTACACACCATCTCTACTCATCTATGCAATTACCCTGGGATAGATCCACGATTGCGTCACATGATTGAACGCGGTATCTACATGGACGACTTatgcctcaccttcccttcagtTGCAGAAGCacatgaaggaatggaagaagtaaGAAGACTCTTCGCAGCAGCTGGCATGGAACTTCACAAAACACGTATGACTGGGATACCATCAGAAACTTCCAGTATCCTCGGCATGGGATGGAACTCGGACACGGACCAGCTCATTGTTCTCATACCTAGGCAAGACACCTTACCAAATACGAAGCGGGACCTCCTCTCCTTGATATCGAAGCCCTTTGATCCCTCGGAATGTTAACACCATGGCTGATCTGGGGTAAGTCTATCTTTCAAGATACCTGGAAGCATCCTAATAACTCTACGTGAACAACAGAACTAACTCCAGCCTGCCAAGAAGAGGTACGCAAGTGGTGGGGAGATGCTCTTAACATTAGGGAAGTACCACTTCCTCGTTGTGCTGGTGCCTTTGCGGAGCAATCTACCACCTTTTGCGTCTTTTGTGATGCATCTCAACAGGCGTATTGCACCGCAATCTACGCCGTCGGAAGTGGAGAGTCACGTCTGCTGGTGGCAAAAGGAAGATTAGTTCCACTTAACCCGTCCCTCACCATTCCCCGCCTCGAGCTCATGGCGGCGTTTATCGGCGTTAAGTTAATGAACACAGTCTCCAAAGCACTTGACCTTCATCCACCTACCATAACTTACTGGAGCGACTCTATGGATGTTATCTGCTGGATTAAGTCTGATAAACCTCTCAAGCTTTTTGTTAAGAACCAAGTCTCTTCAATCCTGGAGTTTTCATGCCGAGAAGAGTGGCACCATGTTAGTAGCTTGGACAACCCTGCAGATTTAGGGACCAGAGGTATTTCCCTTAGTAGTCTGGTTTCCAATAGCCTGTGGTGGAAAGGACCAGAATTTTTACTGAACCCACCTGTTACCCCGCCACCTGTTTGCAATGAGGAGGATCTTGAGCTAAGTGAGACCGCAAAAGCAGATTTGACTAGTACTAACACTATAGCTTCTAAAATTGTGACAACAGTTACCACAGAGCCTAATTGTGACCTACCAGCTGGACCATTCACTTTAACTAACTGTTCTTCTCTCAAACAGGCAGTCACCCGTACAGCATGGATAAGGCGTTTCTGTTATAATCTGCGTCATCCACTAGAGGAGCGTAAGGTTGGCCCGCTCTACCCAGACGAGCGAAGAGAAGCTCTTCATTTCTGGATCCGTTTGGCACAGGAAAAGACTTATGCAGCTGACATGGATGCACTACGGAAGGGAGTTCTCTTACCTTGTCACTCGTCACTTTCTAAGGTGAGACCTTGTCTCTGTACAGACGAATTACTGAGGGCAACTCTATTGACCAACGAGCCTTTAGTCATCATCCT
The sequence above is drawn from the Portunus trituberculatus isolate SZX2019 chromosome 41, ASM1759143v1, whole genome shotgun sequence genome and encodes:
- the LOC123516668 gene encoding uncharacterized protein LOC123516668 codes for the protein MTEDTETLKRQRTAARTKATKIIHDLRVLWNQKEKADADDLAYVINLAEDHFNRLKTVQEELDEHDVSDDSHHLKLRTFYNNPQYSNVEKFVHLKGHVIGEAAKCLQGLATTNDNYDVAVNLLNRRFGNEACRRESLMDSLLNTPRFKDGENLSQLLLPVLKSRIPESWRLQWARYKDSKKVSDSDLQGFLDFLDKEVTIRLESTQPPIGKYPSPAASPSAAAPITPRKSVTSVLSLQQQPTTVSKKDWVCKACNRGQHDLFKCQQYRKMSIDKRWAIVKSAGLCFQCLGPHNYRSCTSNKCPYCDNPHHSSLHRQDLRQLSPLATPYHPSQSHNILANHTFSEPRWKWIKSANAYDGCATSPGPTCEGVDITEHHQHLTEQRYNVTTSKFCYSSTALVVAVNGGHTRLVRLLIDGGSDSSYIRTSVAEALQFPITGSGTFACIGFQEKMEIQTYDQVRITLRGRYGGPSLDFNLWKTDHLCAPLPPRKLPSWPGLEEIQLADDFSAGNIDILIGTDQIYDVILWNQIPISKDLRAIETVFGYVVHGGTEISQLLPPRQSYYRKTVNSLWDLDSLGISDQEVSDVKKYPQPRWNENENRYEMDLAWRSDERPVTNLRSTKARTDKMSVRLYAKDLSEYDDHLASLYKSSIIEYAPRHQEPSAFFLPHRGIHRKDPRLRHMIERGIYMDDLCLTFPSVAEAHEGMEEVRRLFAAAGMELHKTQLTPACQEEVRKWWGDALNIREVPLPRCAGAFAEQSTTFCVFCDASQQAYCTAIYAVGSGESRLLVAKGRLVPLNPSLTIPRLELMAAFIGVKLMNTVSKALDLHPPTITYWSDSMDVICWIKSDKPLKLFVKNQVSSILEFSCREEWHHVSSLDNPADLGTRGISLSSLVSNSLWWKGPEFLLNPPVTPPPVCNEEDLELSETAKADLTSTNTIASKIVTTVTTEPNCDLPAGPFTLTNCSSLKQAVTRTAWIRRFCYNLRHPLEERKVGPLYPDERREALHFWIRLAQEKTYAADMDALRKGVLLPCHSSLSKVRPCLCTDELLRATLLTNEPLVIILPDLSYITTLIVDEAHRRCFHQSTEDCHTALRKDHYQNSERHLLEHKVVLDYFGQIYVDPGETKVWGLLITCAATRAVHLELASVIGPLVACVKKSLKITLHQCHLSYDELVATFCELAFHLNLRPLTSDNGEDAVTPAHFLFGVTSLQGVISPAVEPTTTLDRAWRNRRRISDHLNRRWTREYLQALRTWNTTPRGLLILESVKARP